CCGTCCAGATTGACCACGGCAGTGAGCGATATGGAAGCCGCGTTCACCGATGCGTACGGCCGCGTCCCGCCGGATTTTACGGAGTTAGGCGGCGGCAATATCGGCGGGGAGACGCTCCCTCCCGGGATCTACAACTGGAGTACGGACGTCTTGATCGACGACGATATCACCATCGACGGTGGCCCGGACGACACCTGGATTTTCCAGATTGCGGGAGATCTCACCGTGGCGAGCGGGGTGACCGTCAATCTGACAGGGGGCGCGCAGGTCGAAAACATCGTCTGGGTGGTCGCCGGCGGTGCCGGTGTCGAGATCGGAACGGACGCGACCTTCGCGGGGATCGTGCTGGCCCAGACGGGGATCAACGTACTCACCAATGCAACGGTAGACGGCTGTTTGTACGCCCAAACCGACGTCAATCTTCAGATGGCGACGGTTACCGGGTGCGACTGCGATCTTGTAGACCTGCAAGTTGATTCGGCGTGTGTGGATGAGGAAGGGGAGATCACGGTAACGAACCCCAACGACGTCTCGGTGATGGTAACCGTCACCGGCCCCGATGCGTACGAGGAGACGATGGAGGTTCCCGCCGGCGGTTCGGCGACGTGGGGGGATCTCGCGGATGGAACGTACTCGCTCGAGACCGACCACACCGAGATCGGTCTCGATATCACAACGCTCGACATTAGTTGCGATCCGACCGTTCCTGACGTCGTAACGACGCCAGCGACGGACGTCAACGAATCGACGGCGACGCTCAACGGTGAGTTGACCGGCCTCGGTGACTTCGACTCCGTCGACGTCTTCTTCGAGTGGCGCGAACTCGGCGCCGAAGAGTGGAACACCACCGCGCCCCAGACGCTCGACGAACCCGGCCCCTTTAGCGCCGAGATCGACGGCCTCGAGCCGGGCACCACGTACGAATTCCGGGCAGTTGGGCTGGCAAACGACGAACGGGTCGAAGGGGCCACGCTTCGCATCGTCATACCGATGCCAGGTGCACCGGATGTCGTCACATCGCCGGCGACGGACGTGAACGAATCGACGGCGACGCTCAACGGCGAACTGCTCGACCTCGGCGACTTCGACACGGTCGACGTCTTCTTCGAGTGGCGCGAACTCGGCGCCGAAGAGTGGAACGCCACCGCGCCCCAGACGCTCGACGAACCCGGGGACTTCAGCGCCGAAATCGCGGGCCTCGAACCCGGCAGCACGTACGAATTCCGGGCGGTCGCAGTGGCCGATGGCACGCGTGACGAGGGGGCTATTCTCTCGTTCACCAAAGCCGAACCCGGCGCCCCCATCGTCGAGACCCAGACGGCGACGGACGTGAACGGATCGACGGCGACGCTCAACGGCGAACTGCTCGATCTCGGCGACTACGACGCCGTCGACGTCTTCTTCGAGTGGCGCGAACTCGGCGAGGACGACTGGATCGCCACCGAGACTCAGACGCTCGACGAACCCGGCCCCTTCAGCGCCGAGATCGAGGGCCTCGAACCCGGCAGCACGTACGAATTCCGGGCGGTCGCAGTGGCCAATGGTGAGCGCTACGAAGGAACCATCGTCTCGTTCACCAAAGCCGAACCCGGCGTCCCCAGCGTCGAAACCCAGCCAGCGACGGACGTCAACGGATCGACGGCGACGCTCAACGGTGAGGTGATCGATCTCGGCGACTACGACGCCGTCGACGTCTTCTTCGAGTGGCGCGAACTCGGCGCCGAAGAGTGGAACGCCACCGAGCCCCAGACGCTCGACGAACCCGGCGCCTTCAGCGCAGAGATCGCGGGCCTCGAGCCCGGTTCCACGTACGAATTCCGGGCAGTCATGGTGGCGAACGACGAACGGTTCCTTGGAGCCACACTCTCGTTCACCAAACTGGAGCCGGGTGAGTTGGAAGTCGAGACGAGGCCGGCGACGGACGTCAACGAATCGACGGCGACGCTCAACGGCGAACTGCTCGCGCTTGGCGATGCAGAGGAGGTTTCCGTCTACTTCCTGTACCGCGTCAAGGGAACGGCGGTGTGGCTGTTTACGGACGAACAGATCCTCACCGAACCCGGGCCGTTCAGCGCGACGGCCACGAACCTCGAGACTGGCACAACCTACGAGTTCCAAGCGGTCGCCCAGGTGGGCGACACGGTTGTCTACGGCGATATTCTGGAGTTTACGAAGGAACCAGATGACAAGAAGGACAAGAAAAAGCGCGAATACGAGCGAGCAAAGCGCGAATACGAGAAGTATACAAAGAAATATGAGAAGGGGAAAGTGACCAAAAAACAACTAAAAAAGAAGAGGCACGACTACGAACGCGCAAAACGTGAGTACGAAGAGTACAAACAACAGTGTAAGAACGCGTCCTGATTCGGTCGAACAACCGATCCCGGGTCACGTTCGACCGCGTTGACCGTGGCGTCGCCTCGAAATTTTCGATGGCGGTCTACTATATGCCTGGACCTGTGACCCGGCCAGCATTATTGAGAACGGAGCAAATTGTGATGGTGATTTGAGGTGTACATCTATGTCCACGAAGACAATCACGAAAATCAATTGTTGCTCCCTGCTTGTGACGGAGAGTTCCTTACCGATGTTGAAGCCTTGCAGGGTCGTTAGAAGAATCGGCTCTGTAGTCTGGCCACGCCACTAGCGATTCGACTGGCTTCGACCGCGATTTGCCTAGCCGACACTACGCTAACCGCACCCACTACCGCGTTCGAGCATTGAAAGTCACTGCTCTCGTGGACGTCGAAACGCTGTGTATCACCGACATCCACTCAACCAGCTTGAAGACACACGACGCGAAAATCGGCCCGCAGGTTTCGATTGCAGTGCAACCTCGGACGTGGCGCGTCACAATCGGTTTTCACATTCGACTCAATAGTGCCCGCTCACTTCCACGGCGACGACCTCGCCGCGGGCGGTGACCTCGCCGCCGGCGCGGATCTCGCTCGAGACCGTCACCCGCTTGCCGAGGTCGCCGTCGATCCAGGCGCGCACCTCGAGCGGTTCGTCGAGGGGCGTCGGCTTCAGGTACTCGGCGGACAGCGAGCCGGTGACGTACTCGAACCGGTGGTCCTCGAGCGGGGCGTCCGCCGCCTCGTGGGCGAAGGTGATGGCGGTCCAGACGGAGTGACAGTCGATCAGACTCGCGAGGTAGCCGCCGTAGGCGACGTTTTCCGCCCCGGAGGTGTAGCGCGCGTCGGGATCGACGGTCGCGACGAGGGTCCGGCCGTCGTCGGCGAGGTAGCTCTTCAGTCGTATCCCGGCGTCGTTCGCCGGCCCGCAGCCGTAGCAGTCCAGCTCCGGCCACGCGTCCTGCACCGCTCCCGTCCGTTGCTCGAGCATACCGCTACTAGACTCGGTTCGAATATCCGGGTTGCGTTCGGCGTGTAGCCGTCGGCAGAGCGGCCGCTGATCAGGCTGGCAGCGAGATGCGGCTCACCGGGAGCCGGTAGGCGCCGTCGAAGAACTCGAGTTCGCGCACCGTCCAGGTGATCGGCTCGATCTCGCGGGCGGCGAGCCGTTCGGCGTCCGCGAGCGTGCCGCCGCGCGCGAGAGTCACGTGGGGGACGTAGTCGGCCCCCTCGAGCCCCTCGACGGTGCCGAACGCCTCGAGGAGGTCGGCGTGGATCGACTCGAGGCCGGGGCTCTCGACGGCGAGATAGACGACGGGGGCGCTGCCGAGCGGCGGGTCGGCGAAGTAGTCGATCTCCGCGATCCGGGCCTCGACGGCGGGGGCGCCCTCGAGCGCGCGGTGGGCGCGGTGCTGGAGCTGCGTGACGTGGTCGGCGTCGCCGAGGCGTTTGAGCAGCAGCGAGTGGTCCTCCCGGATCGTCTCGAACCCCTGAAGGGCGGGGTAGAGATCGGCGGCGAGCCCCCGAACGCGACCGGGAACCGGGACGTTGATGCTGTACACGCTGGCTGAACGTGGCAGCCCCGGCGTATGAGTGTACTGGTCGCGCGCCGATTCCCGACGCGGGCGAGCGTCCGCTCAGAGGCGGTCGACCAGCCAGAGGACGATCAACACGGCGATCGCCAGCTGGATGACGAAGAAGAACGGGCCGAGCAGGCTGGCGATCCCGCTGATCAGCGCCTGCACGATCTGGAGGACGAGCAGTACGGCCACGAGCGCGAGGACGATCTTCAACAGCGTTTCGACCTCGAGTTCGCCGCGAGTATCGAGCATACGTTCGCGTAGGAGTGACTGTTTGAAAAGTACTCCGTAGCCGTGGTCGGAAAGACCTATTTATGCGGCCACTCCATCACCGTGTAATGGATCAGAGGGGGCACCGGGTGCTGGTCTACGCACTTGTGGTGCTCATGTGTCTGTCTGTGGTGGTGCCGTCAGTCGTGGCTGACGATCCCGACGGCGAGCAGGCTACCGAAGAGCCGGCGGTCGACCCCACGGCGTTCGACGCGGTCGCACAGGTCGAGGACGAGCCGTCGCTGAACGGGTACGACGACCTCTACGTGGCGATCGACCTCCAGCGGAACGGCTCGGCGACCTGGACGCTCGAGTACCGGTATCGTCTCGACGACAACGACGACAACGAGAGCGTCGACTGGGACGAACTCGAGGCCGACATCGAAGAGCGCCCCGACGAGTACGTCGCGATGATCGAAGAGCGGTGGTCGGGGGCCGCCGACGAGGCCGCGGCGGAGACCGGCCGGAACATGTCGACGTCGAACTACGGCATCGAAACCGACAGGAGCGAGACGCCACAGGAGTACGGCTACGTGCGCTTTACGTTCGACTGGAGTTCGTTCTCCCACGTCGAGGTCAACCGGATCGAAGCCGGCGACGCGCTGGTCGACTTCGACCTCGACGATCGGACGCGACTGATCGTCTCCTGGCCGGAGACGTACAACGCCACCGACGGCGGCATCGAGCCGGAGACCGACGACCGGCGGGAGTCGACGGCGATCTGGGACGGCGAGGAGACCGACTTCCTCGAGGGCGAGCCGCGACTCGAACTCATCGAGACCGGCGGCGAGCCCGTTTCGCCGCCCCAGGAGTCCGAACCCGAGATCCCGCTCGGGTGGATCGCCGCCGGCGCCGCAGGCGCGCTCGCCGTCGGACTGCTCGCCGTCTGGTGGTACCGACGCGAAGACGAGGCACCGACGGAGCCGGTCGGCCCCGATCCGCCTCCGGCCGAGGAGCCGGTCGCCGACGACCCCGCGGCGTCGGCACCGCCGCTCGAGTTGTTGAGCAACGAGGAGCGGGTCCTGCGGCTGCTCGAGGAGCACGGCGGCCGAATCAAACAGCAAGAGGTCGTCGCCGAACTCGACTGGACGGAGGCGAAGACGAGCCAGGTCGTCGGCGGCCTGCGCGAGAACGACGAGGTCGAGGTGTTCCGGATCGGCCGCGAGAACGTTCTCACGCTCCCGGAAGACGACGAAGAGTAGCCGTCGCGTCTCGTTCTGGTAACGTTTGCCTCGCCGAAAGCGTTTAATACGACGCTCGCTCTACTGCCTTCCAGATGAGGACAGCCGCGTCACTCGGCGTCGCTCTTTCCACGAGCGACGCGGCTGTCCCGCGACGACGACCGCGACCGGGCCTCTGAGCCCATACTATACCCTTTCCCCCGACCCTTCGTGCCGTTGCAACCCCACAGCAGTGTTGCTACTTCCCGCGTAGCGTCCGCTCTCGAGATTATTTTCATATCTGGAATCGACGAATTTATGTGCATCCCGCCGGTTTCCTCGAGTACGACATGAACCGCGTTGCACTCGCGTTCTCGGGCGGACTGGACACCACGGTGTGTGTGCCGCTGCTCGAGGAGGAGTACGGATACGACGACGTCATCGGCGTCACCGTCGACGTCGGCCAGCCAGAGTCAGAGTTCGAAGAAGCCGCAGAGACCGCCGAGGCACTGGACCTCGAGCACTACGTCGTCGACGCGCGAGACGAGTTCGCCGACCTCTGTTTCGACAGCGTTCGCGCGAACGCGACCTACCAGGGCTACCCGCTCGGGACGGCCCTCGCGCGCCCGGTCATCGCCTCGAAGATCCTCGAGGTCGCCGAGGAACACGACTGCACCGGCATCGCCCACGGCTGTACGGGCAAGGGGAACGACCAGCTTCGCTTCGAGGCGATCTGGCGCGACTCCGACCTCGAGGTGATCGCGCCGATCCGCGAACTCGGGCTCACGCGCGAGTGGGAGAACGAGTACGCCGAAAAGAAGGAGCTGCCCGTCGAGGGCGGCGGCGGCGGCAAGTGGTCGGTCGACACCAACCTCTGGAGCCGCTCGGTCGAGGGTTCGGAGCTCGAAGACCCCAGCTACGTCCCCGGCGAGGAGATCTACGAGTGGACGACCGCGCCCGCGGGCGAGACCGAGACGATCGAGATCGAGTTCGAGGAGGGCTACCCCGTCGCCGTCGACGGCGAGGCGATGGCGCCCGTCGAACTGATCGAGTACCTGAACGAACTCGCGGGCGCCTACGGCGTCGGCCGCACGGACTCGATGGAAGACCGCATGCTCGGTCTGAAGGTGCGCGAGAACTACGAACACCCCGCCGCAACCACCCTACTGAACGCCCACGAGGCCCTCGAGGGGCTCGTCCTCACCCAGGAGGAACGCGAGTTCAAGCAGGGAATCGACGCCAAGTGGTCGAAGAAGGGCTACGAGGGACTCGTCGACGCGCCGCTCGTAGGCGCCCTCGAGGCCTTTATCGACGAGACCCAGAGCCGCGTCACCGGCACGGTGACGGTCCGCTTCGAGGGCGGCCAGGCCCGCGCGGTCGGCCGCGACAGCGAGTACGCCGCCTACTCCGCCGAGCACGCCTCGTTCAACACCGAGGCCGTCGGCAAGATCGCCCAGGAGGACGCCACCGGCGTCGCCAAGTACCACGGCTTCCAGCGCCGTCTGGCCAACGAGTCGATCGCGGCGCTCGAGGACGACGACGAGCCAGTGTCGCTCGCGACCGACGGCGGCGAAAGTGAGACGGACGGAGCGGAGTAACCATGACCGAGGAGGGAGCCGACGAGAGCGTGATCCGCCGCGACCGCTTCAGCGGCGGCCCCGCCCGGAGCTTCCTCTCCTCGCTCGCCGCCGACGAGCGGATCTTCGAGGCCGATCTCGCGGTCGACCGCGCGCACGTAGTGATGCTCGCGGAGCAGGGAATCGTGGACGCCGACACCGCGGGCGAGATCCTGACCGCCCTCGACGCGATCGAGGTAGACGGCCACAGCTCGCTCCCCGCCGGCGAAGACGTCCACGAGGCGATCGAGACCGCGGTGATCGAACAGGTCGGCGCCGACGGCGGGAAGATGCACACCGCGCGCTCGAGAAACGACGAGGTGGCGACCTGCATCCGGTATCGCCTGCGCGAGGACGTCCTCCGCGCGCTCGAGGCGACGCTCGCGCTGCGCGCGTCCCTTCTCGAGGTCGCCGAGGCACACGCCGAGACGATCATGCCCGGCTACACGCACCTCCAGCCCGCCCAGCCCACCACGGTGGCCCACTGGGCGTGCTCCTACGAGAGTGCGGTCCGCCGGGACACCGAACGCCTGCTCGAGGCCTACGGCCGGATCAACCGCTCGCCCCTCGGCGGCGCCGCGTTCGCGGGAACGCCCTTTTCGATCGACCGCGAACGGACGGCACAGCTGCTGGGTTTCGAGGGCGTCGTCGAGAACTCGATGGACGCCGCCTCGAGCCGGGACTTCTTACTCGAGACGACGGGGGCGCTGTCGACGCTCGCGACGACGCTGTCGGGGCTCGCTGAGGATCTCGTCATCTTCGCGAACCGCGGCTTCGTCGCGCTGTCGGACGACTACTCCTCGACCTCGTCGATCATGCCCCAGAAGGTGAATCCCGACACACTCGAGCTGGTTCGGGCGGTCGCGGGCGACGCCGCCGCCGGCGTCCAGGGGCTCTCGACGACACTCAAGGGGCTTCCTCGCGCGTACAACCGCGACTTACAGCGGGCGACCCCCCACGCCTGGGAGACGGTCGACGCGGTGAGCGAGGCGACGCGGGTCACGGCGGGGGCCGTCGCAACGGCCACCTGGGACGAGGAGGCGCTGGCCGCCGAGGCCGGCGCGGGCTTCTCGACGGCAACCGGCGTCGCTGACGCCCTCGCGGCGGGCGGACTCCCGTTCCGCACGGCTCACGAACTAGTTGCGAGCGCGGCCGAAAACGGCGCCGACTACGCCGCCCTCGAGGCCGCTGCCGAAGACGTGTTGGGCGAACCGCTCGAGGCCCACGTCGATCCCGCCGCCGTGAAATCGGCGCTCGACCCCGCCGAGAGCGTGGCGAGTCGGGACTCGCAAGGCGGCCCCGCGCCGTCCGCGGTCGCGGATCAGCTCGAGTCGGCGACCGCCGCGCTCGCGGCCGACGAGGAATCCGTCGAGGCGCTCGAAGCGAGCCTCGAGGGCGCCCGCGAGACGCTCCGCGAGGAGGTGAACGGGTATGCGTGACCGGACTCGAGACGCCCGGCGACCGATCGCCGCGGTCGCGACTCCGCGGCCGGTCCCGCGACCGTCCCCGCCGGGGGACAATACATCACTCAACCGATAATGAGAACGGAAAACACCGCTTGAATCGCCCGAGACACCGTTAGTTTCTACTTCAGGAATCATAATTTTTTAGACTAGTTCGATGGGTTTAAGTCCATCCGGCGTCGAGTGAGGAGTACAATGGCAGAATGCGTCGAGTGTGGGGCCGAACTGACCCTGCACGAGGACCTGGAGGCCGGAGAGATCGTCGATTGTACCACTTGCGGCGCCGAACTGGAAGTCGTCGACACCGAGCCGCCAGTCCTCGAGCGAGCCCCGGAGCTCGAAGAGGACTGGGGTGAGTGATCTTGCAAATAGGACTACTCTACTCCCGGATTCGAAAGGACGAGAAGCTGCTTCTCGCGGAGCTGCGCGAGCGCGGCCACGACGTCGTGAAGATCGACGTCCGCAAACAGACGTTCGACATCGGCGAATCTCCCGACGGGCTCGCCGACCTCGATATCGTCGTCGACCGCTGTCTGGCGACGAGCCGCAGCCTGTACGCCACGCGGTTCTGTGAGGCCTACGGCGTTCCCGTCGTCAACAGTCACGAGACCGCCGACGTCTGTGCCGACAAGGCGAAAAACAGCCTCGCGCTCGAGGCCGCAGGCGTTCCCACGCCCGCGACGAAGGTCGCGTTCACGAAAGAGAGCGCGCTCGAGGCGATCGAATCCTTCGGCTACCCCTGCGTGCTCAAACCCGTCGTGGGATCGTGGGGCCGCCTGATGGCCAAGATCGACTCGAGAAGCGCCGCAGAAGCGATCCTCGAGCACAAAGCTACCCTGGGCCACTACGAGCACAAGGTGTTCTACGTCCAGGAGTTCGTCGAGAAGCCCGGCCGCGACATTCGCGTCGTCGCGGTCGACGGCGAGCCGGTCGCTGCGATGGTCCGCTCGTCGGATCACTGGCTCACGAACGCCGCCAAGGGCGCGAAGACGGAGCCGTTCGACCTCGACGCCGAGGCGAAGGCGTTGGTCGAGAAAGCCAGCGACGCCGTCGGCGGCGGCCTGCTCGGAGTGGACCTGATGGAAACCGAGAACGGGTATACGGTTCACGAGGTCAACCACACCGTCGAGTTCAAGGCGCTGAACGACGCCGTCGAGACCGACGTCCCCGCGGCGGTCGTCGACTGGCTCGAGGCGAAGGGGGCTGAGATCGCGGGTGCGAAACTCGAGGTGACTGCCTGATGTCGACGGGGACACAGCAGTCAACCGGCGAGGACGGACCAGCGAGCGCCGAGACGGTCACCGCGAGCGTCGTCGGCGGCAGCGGGTTTACCGGCGGCGAACTGCTCCGCCTGCTCGCCGGCCATCCGGACTTCGAGATTCAGCAGGCGACCAGCCGTTCCTACGCCGGGAAAAGCGTCGGCTCGAAGCACCCGCCGCTTCGGGGCAGCGAGCTTCGCTTTTCGGAGCCCTCGGAGCTCGAGAGCGTCGACGTCCTGTTCACCGCGACGCCCCACGGCGTCTCGATGGGGCAGATCGACGAGTTCTTCGAGGTCGCAGACACCGTCGTCGACCTCTCGGCGGACTTCCGCCTCGAGACCGAGGCACAGTACGACGAGTGGTACGACGGCCACAGCGCACCCGAGTATCTCGAAAGGGCCGAGTACGCCCTCCCCGAAATCAACCGCGAGAACCTCGCGGGCGCGGAACTCATCGCCGGCGGGGGTTGTAACGCCACCGCGACGATTCTGGGACTGTACCCGCTGTTCGAACACGGGGTTCTCGACGGAGGAGAGCAGATCGTCGTCGACGTCAAAGTCGGCTCCTCCGAAGGGGGCGCCGGCGGCGGCGAGGCCTCGAGTCACCCCGAACGGTCGGGCGTCGTCCGCCCCTACGCGCCGACGGGCCACCGCCACGAGGCCGAAATCGAGCAGTTTCTGGGCACGTCGGTCGCGTTCACCTGTCACGCGGTGGACATGGTCCGCGGTGCGAGCGCGACGAGCCACGTGTTCCCGAGTTCGCCCGTGTCGAAGGGCGACCTCTGGAAAGCCTACCGTGGCTGCTACGAGGACGAACCGTTCGTCCGCATGGCCGCAGGGGGTTCGGGCGTCTACCGCTACCCCGAACCGAAGGCGGTCGCCGGGACGAATATAGCGGAGGTCGGCTTCGAACTCGACCCCTCCAATAAGCGCATCGTGGTTTTTTCGGCCATCGACAACATGATGAAGGGCTCTGCGGGACAGGCGGTCCACGCCGCCAATATCGCGCTCGGCCTGGAGGAAACAGCCGGACTCGAGTTTACGGGACTCCACCCCGTGGGGGCACCCTGAGATGACCGTCGTCGTCAAAATCGGCGGCGCCGAAGCCGTCGATCCGACCGGCGCGCTGGCCGACGTGGCACACCTCGCGGCCAACGGTGAGGAGGTCGTCGTCGTCCACGGCGGCTCGACGGCCGTCGACGAAACCCTGGCGGAACTCGGCGAGGAACCCACCTACGTCGAGACGCCCGGCGGCGTCGTCGGCCGGTTCACCGACGAGCGCACGATGGACGTCTTCACAATGGTGATGGCCGGCAAGCTGAACACCGACCTCGTGACGGCGCTCCAGAACCAGGGCGTCGACGCCGTCGGTCTCTCGGGGGCGGACGGAAAGCTGCTCACGGGCAAACGCAAGTCCGCCGTCCGCGTCAAAGAGGGCGGC
Above is a genomic segment from Natrononativus amylolyticus containing:
- a CDS encoding ice-binding family protein — encoded protein: MNNIIYQWLFDMDYCPSRRTVITSSGLLTAGLAGCLGAAQEGSDPGDTPPNQIQQVEGPAPVDLGTACNFSILAKSGISSVPNSDVAGDIGVSPIGSTAITGFDLTLDESGVYSTSTQVDGRVYAADYAEPTPSRLTTAVSDMEAAFTDAYGRVPPDFTELGGGNIGGETLPPGIYNWSTDVLIDDDITIDGGPDDTWIFQIAGDLTVASGVTVNLTGGAQVENIVWVVAGGAGVEIGTDATFAGIVLAQTGINVLTNATVDGCLYAQTDVNLQMATVTGCDCDLVDLQVDSACVDEEGEITVTNPNDVSVMVTVTGPDAYEETMEVPAGGSATWGDLADGTYSLETDHTEIGLDITTLDISCDPTVPDVVTTPATDVNESTATLNGELTGLGDFDSVDVFFEWRELGAEEWNTTAPQTLDEPGPFSAEIDGLEPGTTYEFRAVGLANDERVEGATLRIVIPMPGAPDVVTSPATDVNESTATLNGELLDLGDFDTVDVFFEWRELGAEEWNATAPQTLDEPGDFSAEIAGLEPGSTYEFRAVAVADGTRDEGAILSFTKAEPGAPIVETQTATDVNGSTATLNGELLDLGDYDAVDVFFEWRELGEDDWIATETQTLDEPGPFSAEIEGLEPGSTYEFRAVAVANGERYEGTIVSFTKAEPGVPSVETQPATDVNGSTATLNGEVIDLGDYDAVDVFFEWRELGAEEWNATEPQTLDEPGAFSAEIAGLEPGSTYEFRAVMVANDERFLGATLSFTKLEPGELEVETRPATDVNESTATLNGELLALGDAEEVSVYFLYRVKGTAVWLFTDEQILTEPGPFSATATNLETGTTYEFQAVAQVGDTVVYGDILEFTKEPDDKKDKKKREYERAKREYEKYTKKYEKGKVTKKQLKKKRHDYERAKREYEEYKQQCKNAS
- the lysX gene encoding lysine biosynthesis protein LysX produces the protein MILQIGLLYSRIRKDEKLLLAELRERGHDVVKIDVRKQTFDIGESPDGLADLDIVVDRCLATSRSLYATRFCEAYGVPVVNSHETADVCADKAKNSLALEAAGVPTPATKVAFTKESALEAIESFGYPCVLKPVVGSWGRLMAKIDSRSAAEAILEHKATLGHYEHKVFYVQEFVEKPGRDIRVVAVDGEPVAAMVRSSDHWLTNAAKGAKTEPFDLDAEAKALVEKASDAVGGGLLGVDLMETENGYTVHEVNHTVEFKALNDAVETDVPAAVVDWLEAKGAEIAGAKLEVTA
- a CDS encoding DUF7554 family protein, whose translation is MLDTRGELEVETLLKIVLALVAVLLVLQIVQALISGIASLLGPFFFVIQLAIAVLIVLWLVDRL
- the lysW gene encoding lysine biosynthesis protein LysW, which gives rise to MAECVECGAELTLHEDLEAGEIVDCTTCGAELEVVDTEPPVLERAPELEEDWGE
- a CDS encoding 2'-5' RNA ligase family protein — encoded protein: MYSINVPVPGRVRGLAADLYPALQGFETIREDHSLLLKRLGDADHVTQLQHRAHRALEGAPAVEARIAEIDYFADPPLGSAPVVYLAVESPGLESIHADLLEAFGTVEGLEGADYVPHVTLARGGTLADAERLAAREIEPITWTVRELEFFDGAYRLPVSRISLPA
- a CDS encoding PaaI family thioesterase → MLEQRTGAVQDAWPELDCYGCGPANDAGIRLKSYLADDGRTLVATVDPDARYTSGAENVAYGGYLASLIDCHSVWTAITFAHEAADAPLEDHRFEYVTGSLSAEYLKPTPLDEPLEVRAWIDGDLGKRVTVSSEIRAGGEVTARGEVVAVEVSGHY
- a CDS encoding argininosuccinate synthase; the protein is MNRVALAFSGGLDTTVCVPLLEEEYGYDDVIGVTVDVGQPESEFEEAAETAEALDLEHYVVDARDEFADLCFDSVRANATYQGYPLGTALARPVIASKILEVAEEHDCTGIAHGCTGKGNDQLRFEAIWRDSDLEVIAPIRELGLTREWENEYAEKKELPVEGGGGGKWSVDTNLWSRSVEGSELEDPSYVPGEEIYEWTTAPAGETETIEIEFEEGYPVAVDGEAMAPVELIEYLNELAGAYGVGRTDSMEDRMLGLKVRENYEHPAATTLLNAHEALEGLVLTQEEREFKQGIDAKWSKKGYEGLVDAPLVGALEAFIDETQSRVTGTVTVRFEGGQARAVGRDSEYAAYSAEHASFNTEAVGKIAQEDATGVAKYHGFQRRLANESIAALEDDDEPVSLATDGGESETDGAE
- the argH gene encoding argininosuccinate lyase, translated to MTEEGADESVIRRDRFSGGPARSFLSSLAADERIFEADLAVDRAHVVMLAEQGIVDADTAGEILTALDAIEVDGHSSLPAGEDVHEAIETAVIEQVGADGGKMHTARSRNDEVATCIRYRLREDVLRALEATLALRASLLEVAEAHAETIMPGYTHLQPAQPTTVAHWACSYESAVRRDTERLLEAYGRINRSPLGGAAFAGTPFSIDRERTAQLLGFEGVVENSMDAASSRDFLLETTGALSTLATTLSGLAEDLVIFANRGFVALSDDYSSTSSIMPQKVNPDTLELVRAVAGDAAAGVQGLSTTLKGLPRAYNRDLQRATPHAWETVDAVSEATRVTAGAVATATWDEEALAAEAGAGFSTATGVADALAAGGLPFRTAHELVASAAENGADYAALEAAAEDVLGEPLEAHVDPAAVKSALDPAESVASRDSQGGPAPSAVADQLESATAALAADEESVEALEASLEGARETLREEVNGYA
- a CDS encoding helix-turn-helix transcriptional regulator; translated protein: MDQRGHRVLVYALVVLMCLSVVVPSVVADDPDGEQATEEPAVDPTAFDAVAQVEDEPSLNGYDDLYVAIDLQRNGSATWTLEYRYRLDDNDDNESVDWDELEADIEERPDEYVAMIEERWSGAADEAAAETGRNMSTSNYGIETDRSETPQEYGYVRFTFDWSSFSHVEVNRIEAGDALVDFDLDDRTRLIVSWPETYNATDGGIEPETDDRRESTAIWDGEETDFLEGEPRLELIETGGEPVSPPQESEPEIPLGWIAAGAAGALAVGLLAVWWYRREDEAPTEPVGPDPPPAEEPVADDPAASAPPLELLSNEERVLRLLEEHGGRIKQQEVVAELDWTEAKTSQVVGGLRENDEVEVFRIGRENVLTLPEDDEE
- the argC gene encoding N-acetyl-gamma-glutamyl-phosphate reductase — protein: MSTGTQQSTGEDGPASAETVTASVVGGSGFTGGELLRLLAGHPDFEIQQATSRSYAGKSVGSKHPPLRGSELRFSEPSELESVDVLFTATPHGVSMGQIDEFFEVADTVVDLSADFRLETEAQYDEWYDGHSAPEYLERAEYALPEINRENLAGAELIAGGGCNATATILGLYPLFEHGVLDGGEQIVVDVKVGSSEGGAGGGEASSHPERSGVVRPYAPTGHRHEAEIEQFLGTSVAFTCHAVDMVRGASATSHVFPSSPVSKGDLWKAYRGCYEDEPFVRMAAGGSGVYRYPEPKAVAGTNIAEVGFELDPSNKRIVVFSAIDNMMKGSAGQAVHAANIALGLEETAGLEFTGLHPVGAP